Genomic window (Drosophila albomicans strain 15112-1751.03 chromosome X, ASM965048v2, whole genome shotgun sequence):
agtgACAccgatttttaataaaacaaaaaaacagtgcggtattattcttaaaatataccaactgaatataccgcaaatatactaaaatgtatcaACTGccacccatttttaataaaagcaaaaacagtgtggtattattcctaaaatataccaactgaatataccgcaaatatactaaaatataccaaatgccaccgatttttattgaaacaaaaatcagtgcggtattattcttaaagtataccaaattaatatacctaaaaatacaaaaatataagactatattcggtatattgatatagtactacattcaaaatatgccatagaatACAGATATATACCACATTATcaggcaaagcaactaagaccagTTTTTCCTATacgaaagtatttcttaaataactccTACAATTTTGATCTGATcgaaaccaaattttcagaaatcacaaatactgaaagtatcaaattgttgaaagtaccaaatatatgaatatgataGAGAAGCAAAATGTATAACCAGCAAAAGGTGCTTAACTCTCTAAATTGAGatgttataaaataatttcaagaaAATACAATTGCTAGGCGACTGTCATCCATAGTTGAGTATTTCGAATTATAGTGTTTAACAGAAATCTTAAGTACTTATTTTTATggtgtttattattatagtagttattattattatatgacagtatttaatatagtatttacttatttctgcattattttcttattattagcttaaagttttctatatacaaataatttgtttttcgaACTTCAAAATTTGAGTTCTTATGAGTTTACTAAagattatttgtaatattataattacaaaatcgCTCTCTTATATCCAATTTTAACTTAAAcataaatcttttattttgtgaatGTTTAACCCTTTATGCCCCAGAGTTTTTAGAGTTTTCTTGAGGCATTCatcatataatttgtattatctgATAAACGAGAGgtgttttaattgtttaaattatagtTATCAATTGTCAATAATCAAATATCATCATGCTAAATGAATTGATAAGACTTTTATATGGGTTTTAAAGGGTTAAACATTCCCTAAATAAAAGATTACGTTTAGGTTTAACTATTTTACCAATTGAAAGAGtttcttgtttattattattcttattcttatttcGTATTCTTATTGatctttcaattaattatgtttcatttttgttgacaGCAAACTGAATGAGATTAAGATTCTGGTGCCTGGGGCAGGACTCGGGAGGCTGACCTATGAGCTGGCCTGTCGTGGCTACGCCTGCGAGGGCAACGAGTTCTCCTACTTCATGCTGATTGCCTCGAATTTTGTGCTCAATCTCTGCGACTATGAGAACAAGCACGTGCTCTATCCGTGGGTGCATCAGTACGTCAATAATATGCGACGTGCCGATCAGGTGGCCTCGGTGCGTTTTCCCGACATTTGCCCGGTGCGTAATCCTCCCAAGGGCAACATCGAGATGGCAGCTGGAGATTTCCTGGAGGTCTATAAAACCCCCGATGCGTACAATTGTGTGGCCACGTGTTTCTTTATCGATTGTGCCAATAATGTCATTGATTTCATACGCACCATTTACAAGTGAGTcccttttttgtatttcaattctaattttgaattaaattgttttctcgTACTTCAGAATTCTTGTGCCTGGCGGCATTTGGGTGAATCTTGGTCCATTGCTCTATCACTATAGCGATGTGCAGGGACAGAATAGCATTGAGCCAACTTACGAGGATCTCGTCATCATTATGGAGAGCATTGGCTTTGATATATTGAGCTGTCGCACCGGAATACGCACCAAATATGCACAGAATCCGCAATCGATGAAACAGAGCGAATACCAAAGTCTTTTCTGGGTCTGTCGCAAGCCGCCCAACAACtttgagcagcaacagcaacgtgaACAAAAGGAGCCACCCGATCTCATTGTGAATCGCGAACATGACACTCAAattgatgtcgatgtcgatgccgatgATCTCGATCATCAGTTGGAGGATGATGAGATGCAATCGGAATCGCAATCGCAGGCAAAGCAAACGTGATACTTTCATCATCGCAGCAGtaaaccaaataaacaaatacaacaaacaacacatcAAAGCCAGCCCCCCCACCGCCCCTTTCACAACATCAAACACAACACGCATATTCATTTCTATATTTACCAAAAGCGCCAAATAAACAATACGAATTTCAagtgcaaaatgcaaacaaaatgcaatcaatCAGTTTGGAAAGGAACTTCTTGGAAGGATAACAAAGATGAACACAGATTTAGCTGCAGAAGAAGCTAAACACAATCAGAGAATTTCTTAACTAGTAACTTTAGCTTTTGGCATAACTTTTTAACTAAAGATGAAACGAATCGTTGATGTACTTTTTGCtgtaacaaattaattttgtgaagCTAAATGAAGCTTTTAAAAACAACTAAAGCATTTATAAAGTATGTGAAGAGCTTCTTTGGAAACTTTGCTGTTCaactttatattatatataacaaagcagcagaagaagcgATATATAATAAGAGAAATACTTAACTAAAGCTGAAGCAAGGATTGTTGATGTACTTTTTGCTGTATCTTTTACCATAACGAACCAATTTTGTCAAGCTTTATAGAGTATGTGAAAAGCATCTTTAAAAACTTTGCTGTTCAACTTTGTATACAACAAATGTCAGTCAAACTTAAAGCGCGTTTTGTGCTGTTTCTAGATAATTCAAAATCGTTGCAGTCAATCCTTAACagtcaatatttaaatacctgAATCGACATTGAATAGAAaggttattataactttgtgcctctaTGAAatgaacagcaaaaaaatacatcTAAGTTGCTTCTCTtgacagtctggtatattttgtagcccatatagtatattttaaatgttgcagtataccaaatattcgACATCATAGGAAACTCCGCTGCTAACTTGACTTTATATACAAAACTATGATCTTTGAGATGCTGTTTCTATCTACAACGAAATCTTAATCTAAGTACCTAAACTTTTTCCATCCATGTTCCGCATTTTTATCTTCTGCATAACaatatctattatttatttatacaaaaatcttatttaattGTAACTTAAGCTTAAACGCTACTCTATCGCTGTCCCGCTCTCATGCAtgcgttctctctctctgttcagGCATCGTTGCGCCACGAGTTCGAGGCAGAAGCAGAGACAGAAGTGACGCCTTCGTTGTTGCGCCAACTCTTTGAGCACAGCGACTCGAAATGCCGATGCTTGATGTCTCCGAAGATGCTCTCAAAGTGCTGGCTATCTGAATTGCATTTCCGGGTCGTCTCTGCCATCAGATCGAACCACAGCGACTCGCTAAAGTCATGACTTGGACACATGGAGATGCGTTGCATGGTGAGCACACGTTCGCGAAACTCACGGACTAACTCAAAGAGCTCCGGATGATGGCAGGTGGCCGCATTGCTGCGCACCAGAGGCAGCACGAAACTGTTGATAACCCGCGCCTCACCGCGTCCCCGATGCATGGGCAATCCGCTGGCCTCGAAGAGCAGCGTCAACTGGCGATCGAAGCACTCACGCCAAGCGGGCTCAAAATGCTGTCGCTGAGCGCGAGTGCGCACAAACATCAGCTGCGGCAGATGGCCGGGCACATAGCTCTTGATGGGTGAGCGGGGTCGCAGACGCAAAGCTGTCTGCAGCAGACGCACTTGCTCCAGACTCAGTTCATCCACCGCTAGCAGGAGAACATGACACACGCTTAGCAGTTGCATGATGAGCGATAGCGTTGGCAACTCTTGTTGCTCTTCTGCCTCCTTGCCGAAGGACACCGAGTCCAGCAGCACAAAACGTTCGCGTGTTATGAAAAACTGCAAGGATTCGGTGCGTCGTgattttgattgttgttgctgctgctgtggttgctgttgcgattgttgttgctgtgtctTTGAACGATGTCGGGTGGAGAAAATGCATTCATCAGCGTCTGGTGCAAACAAATGTCCATAGTAATCGTAGTTGGCATCGCGTTCAGCGCTCAGCAGATTCAACAACGTCGATTTCCCCACCGATTGAGCGCCCAGCACACCGATGACGGTGAAGTCCGTGTTGGTTTTGTGAAACAATTTGCGGGCATTGGCATTGAAGGCCCCATTCGACATCAGCAGCGTGGTGGGTCGTGTCATTCGCGGCGGTCCCAACATCCCATCCtgtccagctgcagctgccgttgaagctgcggctgttgctcctgctccaCCTTGAGGTTTCTCTTTGTTGCTTGCGGTGGTCAGTGCGGCACACACGGAGGCCGATGTCGTCGCCGTGGGCATGCCACGTTCGCTGCTGTGACGTGTGGCATCGCTGCTGCGATTGATGATGATCGTCTTAATCGCAGATGTGCTGCCGGTGAGCAACTGTGGCtcgttattgctgctgctgctgcccgtgttactgttgttgctctccGTCTCCTTTTTGAGCAATATCTTTGGTTGCACCAGCGCATTGCGCGCATCTTCACGACGCGCTATTGTCACCGGCGTGGAAGGTGCGCCGCCCTGGCGTCCATCATCCTAGAGGAGATTTGGCTCATTTTGAGTTCGTACTTATATGCATTGCACACTTACCCGCTTCTTGTTGCGAAAACGTCGGCGAGTTTCCGCcatttgtttgtattgtttgTGTAGCAATTAATGCTCAGGATTGCGCCGCTTTGTTTATTGATCTGGTGTATTTTGAGCGTTTTGTTGTGAACATATGATCTGCTGTGTGACCAGCTTTCATTTGGaggagcacacacaaaaactacTCCACACAAAACACAGCTGGTTACACAGCAACAGGTGAGTTGAACTCCAAAAATATGATCCCAAAGcgaattattataaaatgaccacagaataaaaaatattaataattgaaaacaataaataattaatcaatgcaacattatttaaatgaaatcatcCATTAATATCTATGGGCAGCACTGGAGTGTAGCCAAATTTTCTTGGTGCTTTATTCATCattggaatttaaaaatatttttactccCAGctaattattacaattaaacatgtatagttaaataataattacttttgtGTGCGCCACATAAAATGCTGTTGCGgttacaatttcaaattgggCAACTCGATAACAACGCTTATCGATTGTTATGGGTAGCACTTCAGTGTATTTTATTTCGCACTTAACGGCTTGTGGTCACACTGCACTACCACACgcgcaagcagcaagcaatatttttttttatttatattcttattaaGTTAGTTTAGTTATGCCAATTGTTGTAATTAGCGGACTGCCAGCGAGTGGCAAGTCCACGCGTGCACACGAACTGCAGCAGTACTTTGTGGCCAAGGGGCGAAAGGTGCATTTGATAAGCGAAAACGAAGCGGTGCCCAAAGCGCTTTACGAGAAGAACGCGTTCTTTGCGGACTCACAAAAGGAAAAAGTGGTGCGCAGTGATTTGAAGTCGGAGGCATCGCGTCATCTGAACAAGGACGATCTCGTCATACTCGATGCAGGCAATTACATAAAGGGTAAACACTATTTAATGACTGTCattgcaaattatataaatgcaatgcattttcttttggcaGGCTTTCGCTATGAATTGTTTTGCATGACAAAAGCGGCACGGACCACGCAATGCACGCTGTTCAGTTGCATACCACAGGAACAGGCCTGGACATTCAACACACAGCGCACGCAGCCCGACAAACTGGATGAGAACGAGAgcgaacaacagcagcaggtgaACAATTCAAATGTGCCCTATACAAGGGAAATCTTTGATGCACTTTGCATGCGTTATGAGGAGCCGCATAGCAACAATCGCTGGGACAGTCCACTAGTTGTGGTGCTGCCCGAGGATACGCTCGATCTGGAGGCCATCTACAAGGCGCTCTACGAGACGAAGCCACTGCCACCAAACCAAAGTACACAGAATGTAAGAATACGACTTTAGGCAGCCCCGActtccttttctttttgcatgcGCATCCCTAGATATCattataataatcaattttgttgctttgcagCCTCCGTTGGGCGCCACCAACTATCTGTTTGACCTGGACATTCTCATGCAGGACATTATTAAGGAGATCTTGGGCGCCATTAAGATTGGCGCCTTCGGGCAGTTGCGCATCAAGGGCAGCTCGAGCACCGTCAAAGTCACCACATCTATGAATGCTTTGCAACTGAACAGATTGCGACAAAAGTTCATAACGAGTACGTGTCGTGCTAGCCAAACGACGCCTGCGCCGCTTGAGCAAGTGCCGCAATTATTTGTGCAGTtcataaatgcaaatacaacaGGTTGCTAGTGTtagtttcaataaattaatagaagactataaatacaaatagttCCACTTGTTGCTTTGCTGTTAAGTTCACAATGTTATAAATACGGGGAAATACTCAGTTGCTCATATGGCAATGGTAATTACAATTTAACGGCCAATGCGTAACAGTGTCACAACACTTAACAGTGCCATAACGAGCAAATTCAAATGTAACAGTGCCATGTTGAGCAGTTCACAGTGAATCAATGGAAAGTTTTGTGCGCAAGCATTTAATTTTCCCCCCCCACGTATGTCACTTGCAgcttaataattaatatgcaacAGTTATATTAgtgcaaaaattgttgtaaCTTTATGGTACAATAAGAAATGGTAAACAACAGGCGTGTGGAGTCGGAACCGGTTGCCAATTCACATTGGAACTAGCTACGGAGTTCGGTTCACTTGAACGATGAGGCAAactatggcatattttaggTGATTTTTTGTTGGCAGGCGGCCGCATTATTTTGTAAAGCGAACTGCGGTCAcgctgagctgctgctgcacaccGCCGCTATATTTGTAAAGTTCACGATTGAGAGCGGacgtgtttttttgtttgctgcacacacacaacaataaacaCAAAGGTGCAAAACGTGCCACAGGATCCATTTGCAACtcgtaaattcaaattgtagttTTTTGTGCACACTcgtcatcaaaataaatacaaatcgaaaattcaaaaaaaaaataaaaatcaaaatacgTGAG
Coding sequences:
- the LOC117569922 gene encoding carnosine N-methyltransferase isoform X2, with translation MSDMLPSLPFPMHPKMHEDPALAFSAKEDEEERRHIQKVQNAFKYYRPYAYLRLKKKWDYLHSLSADDQRLLSKYRTHLDTVGNGIDCNQAVIREILRDRVLYPTGDGSGSAGDTDNDNETDEPPAHVRHGDMDQAQSTLKLIARDWSAECAIEREQSYKPIIDSIEEYYKPSDYKLNEIKILVPGAGLGRLTYELACRGYACEGNEFSYFMLIASNFVLNLCDYENKHVLYPWVHQYVNNMRRADQVASVRFPDICPVRNPPKGNIEMAAGDFLEVYKTPDAYNCVATCFFIDCANNVIDFIRTIYKILVPGGIWVNLGPLLYHYSDVQGQNSIEPTYEDLVIIMESIGFDILSCRTGIRTKYAQNPQSMKQSEYQSLFWVCRKPPNNFEQQQQREQKEPPDLIVNREHDTQIDVDVDADDLDHQLEDDEMQSESQSQAKQT
- the LOC117569922 gene encoding carnosine N-methyltransferase isoform X1 — translated: MSDMLPSLPFPMHPKMHEDPALAFSAKEDEEERRHIQKVQNAFKYYRPYAYLRLKKKWDYLHSLSADDQRLLSKYRTHLDTVGNGIDCNQAVIREILRDRVLYPTGDGSGSAGDTDNDNETDEPPAHVRHGDMDQTKFLVGGHDDDDDDDDHVVADDDDDVVEPLKILKAQSTLKLIARDWSAECAIEREQSYKPIIDSIEEYYKPSDYKLNEIKILVPGAGLGRLTYELACRGYACEGNEFSYFMLIASNFVLNLCDYENKHVLYPWVHQYVNNMRRADQVASVRFPDICPVRNPPKGNIEMAAGDFLEVYKTPDAYNCVATCFFIDCANNVIDFIRTIYKILVPGGIWVNLGPLLYHYSDVQGQNSIEPTYEDLVIIMESIGFDILSCRTGIRTKYAQNPQSMKQSEYQSLFWVCRKPPNNFEQQQQREQKEPPDLIVNREHDTQIDVDVDADDLDHQLEDDEMQSESQSQAKQT
- the LOC117569917 gene encoding protein SMG9, which produces MAETRRRFRNKKRDDGRQGGAPSTPVTIARREDARNALVQPKILLKKETESNNSNTGSSSSNNEPQLLTGSTSAIKTIIINRSSDATRHSSERGMPTATTSASVCAALTTASNKEKPQGGAGATAAASTAAAAGQDGMLGPPRMTRPTTLLMSNGAFNANARKLFHKTNTDFTVIGVLGAQSVGKSTLLNLLSAERDANYDYYGHLFAPDADECIFSTRHRSKTQQQQSQQQPQQQQQQSKSRRTESLQFFITRERFVLLDSVSFGKEAEEQQELPTLSLIMQLLSVCHVLLLAVDELSLEQVRLLQTALRLRPRSPIKSYVPGHLPQLMFVRTRAQRQHFEPAWRECFDRQLTLLFEASGLPMHRGRGEARVINSFVLPLVRSNAATCHHPELFELVREFRERVLTMQRISMCPSHDFSESLWFDLMAETTRKCNSDSQHFESIFGDIKHRHFESLCSKSWRNNEGVTSVSASASNSWRNDA
- the LOC117569949 gene encoding protein KTI12 homolog, with protein sequence MPIVVISGLPASGKSTRAHELQQYFVAKGRKVHLISENEAVPKALYEKNAFFADSQKEKVVRSDLKSEASRHLNKDDLVILDAGNYIKGFRYELFCMTKAARTTQCTLFSCIPQEQAWTFNTQRTQPDKLDENESEQQQQVNNSNVPYTREIFDALCMRYEEPHSNNRWDSPLVVVLPEDTLDLEAIYKALYETKPLPPNQSTQNPPLGATNYLFDLDILMQDIIKEILGAIKIGAFGQLRIKGSSSTVKVTTSMNALQLNRLRQKFITSTCRASQTTPAPLEQVPQLFVQFINANTTGC